A single window of Pseudomonadota bacterium DNA harbors:
- a CDS encoding four helix bundle protein, giving the protein MNHEKLDCFRQLMALAEDLAKRVAKWPRGNGFLADQLNRAMSSAVLNLAEGNGKRAYGRERRRFFQISLGSIAEVSACLDLAHAFELMPSGQQEALKSRLKLAYVKIEALP; this is encoded by the coding sequence ATGAATCACGAAAAGCTGGATTGCTTCAGGCAGTTGATGGCGCTGGCAGAGGACCTTGCAAAGAGGGTCGCCAAGTGGCCGCGGGGAAACGGGTTCCTCGCCGATCAGCTCAATCGCGCGATGTCGTCGGCGGTCTTAAACCTCGCAGAGGGCAACGGCAAACGTGCGTACGGCCGGGAGCGCCGCCGATTCTTCCAGATATCGCTGGGCTCAATCGCTGAAGTCTCGGCCTGTCTTGATCTCGCCCATGCCTTCGAGCTTATGCCCTCAGGCCAGCAGGAAGCCCTCAAATCGCGCCTCAAGCTGGCATACGTCAAGATCGAGGCCCTGCCGTAG